One segment of Streptomyces bathyalis DNA contains the following:
- a CDS encoding DUF4429 domain-containing protein yields the protein MGRMGDVLAGIHSAWEFEADSVLIRFERGIRTPKLFHVLGERRVPYEALSSVELAPGGKRGTVVLRAEPRTGADPLIEAAAGQLKDGCDPYRLVLPAERETLADYYATELRAVLGADADKPAEHHLVAAPAPPHSFKAYDGKASFDGSTVFFRWFWTGASSSKWKAGDQSFPVSELEDVEWRSPEIASGHLRVTPRGGRPPEYREPDKDPASVVFGIGYGLVHESLPFAASVLEAVRAAQPAPLPETSPPSRQSRSGRSAGRADPADIAERIRHLGELHEAGLVTEDEFAKKKADLLSEL from the coding sequence ATGGGCCGCATGGGTGACGTACTGGCTGGAATTCACTCCGCCTGGGAGTTCGAAGCCGACTCCGTGCTCATCCGCTTCGAACGGGGGATCCGCACACCGAAGCTCTTCCACGTGCTCGGAGAGCGGCGCGTCCCGTACGAGGCACTGAGCAGCGTCGAGCTCGCCCCGGGCGGCAAGCGCGGCACCGTGGTGCTGCGTGCCGAGCCCCGCACAGGCGCCGACCCGCTGATCGAGGCCGCTGCCGGCCAGCTGAAGGACGGCTGCGACCCCTATCGGCTGGTGCTGCCCGCCGAGCGCGAGACGCTCGCCGACTACTACGCGACGGAGCTGCGCGCGGTCCTGGGCGCGGACGCCGACAAGCCGGCCGAGCACCATCTCGTCGCCGCCCCCGCGCCCCCGCACAGCTTCAAGGCCTACGACGGCAAGGCGTCCTTCGACGGCAGCACGGTCTTCTTCCGCTGGTTCTGGACCGGTGCCTCCTCCAGCAAGTGGAAGGCGGGCGACCAGAGCTTCCCGGTGAGCGAGCTGGAGGACGTCGAGTGGCGTTCGCCGGAGATCGCGAGCGGCCATCTGCGCGTGACGCCGCGCGGCGGCAGGCCCCCGGAGTACCGGGAGCCGGACAAGGACCCGGCGTCCGTGGTCTTCGGCATCGGCTACGGGCTGGTGCACGAGTCGCTGCCGTTCGCCGCCTCGGTGCTGGAGGCGGTGCGGGCGGCCCAGCCGGCGCCCCTTCCCGAGACCTCACCGCCGTCACGTCAGTCCCGGTCAGGACGCTCCGCGGGCCGCGCCGATCCGGCGGACATCGCCGAACGCATACGGCACCTCGGCGAGCTGCACGAGGCCGGGCTCGTGACCGAGGACGAGTTCGCGAAGAAGAAGGCCGACCTGCTCTCCGAACTGTGA
- a CDS encoding alpha/beta hydrolase, whose translation MNSFPALSNPLSGSGLPSPGAPGTAFWRTVLALAVVLVLLATTGWTAIREHDGTPGPYAASLLAWKKGSIAGRQLPGPDEKPGAVARFFRSLSTTQQERLADRYPLVVGNLGGVPVELRYEANHKALIEARDIERERMNDQRLTDDGRQTASHRMERFESMLDPARQILAFDPTGRGRAAEVFGDLDRAQRVSVVVPGVDTNLLTFEKSDRPYSAPAGMARALQERQRSASPGASTATIAWADYTAPTGLGVEAASGNLAEEGAQRLTDFVQSLHSPHIALFCHSYGSVVCGDAADGLPRRVTDIAVSGSPGMRVDHADDLGTDANVWAARDKDDWIADVPHMEVGGLGHGADPVSPGFGARRLSASGALGHTGYYVPGTGSLDNFAEIATGSYDTVSCATSDPGCVGAPTKTA comes from the coding sequence GTGAATTCCTTTCCGGCCCTCAGCAATCCCCTGTCCGGATCAGGCCTCCCGTCCCCGGGAGCCCCGGGCACTGCTTTCTGGCGCACGGTGCTCGCACTGGCCGTGGTGCTGGTCCTGCTGGCGACGACCGGGTGGACGGCGATCCGCGAGCACGACGGGACGCCCGGCCCCTACGCCGCCAGCCTGCTCGCCTGGAAGAAGGGCTCCATCGCCGGCCGCCAGCTGCCCGGCCCGGACGAGAAGCCCGGAGCGGTCGCCCGCTTCTTCCGTTCGCTGAGCACCACCCAGCAGGAGCGCCTGGCCGACCGCTACCCGCTCGTCGTGGGGAACCTGGGCGGCGTCCCCGTCGAGCTGCGCTACGAGGCGAACCACAAGGCGCTGATCGAGGCGCGCGACATCGAGCGCGAACGCATGAACGACCAGCGGCTGACCGACGACGGGCGCCAGACCGCGAGCCACCGCATGGAGCGCTTCGAGTCCATGCTCGACCCGGCACGCCAGATCCTCGCCTTCGACCCGACGGGACGCGGCCGCGCGGCGGAGGTCTTCGGCGATCTGGACCGGGCGCAGCGTGTGTCGGTGGTCGTTCCGGGCGTGGACACCAACCTCCTGACGTTCGAGAAGTCCGACCGCCCGTACTCCGCACCCGCCGGCATGGCACGCGCGCTCCAGGAGCGGCAGCGCAGCGCCTCGCCGGGCGCGTCCACGGCGACCATCGCCTGGGCCGACTACACGGCACCGACCGGCCTCGGCGTCGAGGCCGCCTCCGGCAACCTCGCCGAGGAGGGGGCGCAGCGGCTCACCGACTTCGTGCAGAGCCTGCACAGCCCGCACATCGCGCTGTTCTGCCACAGCTACGGCTCGGTCGTGTGCGGTGACGCGGCGGACGGGCTGCCGCGGCGCGTCACCGACATCGCCGTGTCCGGCAGCCCGGGAATGCGCGTGGACCACGCCGACGACCTCGGCACCGACGCCAACGTCTGGGCCGCGCGCGACAAGGACGACTGGATCGCCGACGTGCCCCACATGGAGGTCGGCGGGCTCGGTCACGGCGCCGACCCCGTGTCCCCCGGATTCGGTGCGCGCAGGCTCTCCGCGAGCGGCGCCCTCGGGCACACCGGCTACTACGTGCCGGGCACCGGAAGCCTCGACAATTTCGCGGAGATCGCGACAGGTTCGTACGACACCGTCAGCTGTGCGACGAGCGATCCCGGCTGCGTCGGAGCCCCCACCAAGACCGCGTGA
- a CDS encoding TetR family transcriptional regulator, whose amino-acid sequence MTGLRERKKQRTRDSLVRAACELFVEQGYEETTVDEIVAAVDVSQRTFFRYFTSKEEVAFSLQALVSERYVEAVRTRPPGDAPVEVLRSTLDETWESIGEAIEEIVPLTLYMRMWQIIETTPSLVAVELRHAVEMEERLAAEIARREGVDPDTDPRPRVLVAAFSGVMRAAFRRWSFGGDITVAAAQRMVESYVDQLGPALSDDWGDPAGDSGRPAAH is encoded by the coding sequence GTGACCGGTCTGCGTGAGCGGAAGAAGCAGCGCACCCGGGACTCGCTCGTCCGCGCCGCCTGCGAGCTCTTCGTCGAGCAGGGCTACGAGGAGACCACCGTCGACGAGATCGTGGCCGCCGTCGACGTCTCCCAGCGCACCTTCTTCCGCTACTTCACCAGCAAGGAGGAAGTGGCCTTCTCCCTCCAGGCGCTCGTCTCGGAGCGGTACGTGGAGGCCGTACGCACACGGCCGCCCGGGGACGCCCCCGTCGAGGTGCTGCGCAGCACGCTGGACGAGACGTGGGAGAGCATCGGTGAGGCCATCGAGGAGATCGTCCCCCTCACGCTGTACATGAGGATGTGGCAGATCATCGAGACCACGCCCTCTCTCGTGGCCGTCGAACTCCGTCACGCGGTGGAGATGGAGGAGCGGCTGGCCGCCGAGATCGCACGGCGCGAGGGCGTGGACCCGGACACCGACCCCCGGCCCCGGGTCCTCGTCGCGGCGTTCTCCGGTGTGATGCGTGCCGCCTTCCGCCGCTGGAGCTTCGGCGGGGACATCACGGTGGCCGCGGCGCAGCGCATGGTCGAGTCGTACGTCGACCAGTTGGGACCTGCCCTCTCGGACGATTGGGGCGACCCCGCCGGCGACTCCGGCCGCCCCGCGGCGCACTGA
- a CDS encoding MFS transporter, translating to MSSQTSTPTGRTPEPPGPREPGIPGVSGAPEPRSGVRGHPWLTLVTVAIGITMVALDGTIVAIANPAIQQDLGASLADVQWITNGYLLALAVALITAGKLGDRFGHRQTFLLGVVGFAAASGAIGLGGSVSLVVAFRVLQGLFGALLMPAALGLLRASFPAEKLNAAIGVWGAVIGASTAAGPIVGGLLVEKVSWESVFFINIPVGLAALLMGLFILRDHRAEKAPRSFDVPGIVLLSGAMFCLIWALIKAPTWGWSDASTLGFLGGSLAAFLIFGLWESKAKEPLVPLSMFRSIPLTAGTVLMVLMAFGFMGGIFFVTFYLQNVHGMSPVDSGIRLLPLTAMMIVASPVAGGLISKIGPRVPLVGAMLVTAVAMFGLSTLDADSGAAVTSLWFSLLGLGLAPVMVGATDVIVGNAPLEHSGVAGGLQQAAMQVGGSLGTAVLGVVMATRVDDALPEKWTDAKLPPLPPGQEDKLKGAAEVGVAPPAPTGTPAQIAEAMKAVVHDSFISGMGLAFMCAGVVAVFASGVAFFTKRGTNDAGPSVHV from the coding sequence ATGAGCTCCCAGACCAGCACGCCCACGGGCCGGACCCCGGAACCGCCCGGCCCGCGTGAACCAGGCATACCAGGCGTATCAGGCGCACCGGAACCTCGCTCAGGTGTCCGCGGCCACCCGTGGCTGACCCTCGTGACCGTGGCGATCGGCATCACGATGGTCGCCCTCGACGGGACCATCGTCGCCATCGCCAACCCGGCCATCCAGCAGGACCTCGGAGCGTCGCTCGCCGACGTCCAGTGGATCACCAACGGATATCTGCTCGCGCTCGCCGTCGCCCTGATCACCGCGGGCAAGCTCGGTGACAGGTTCGGTCACAGGCAGACCTTCCTGCTCGGCGTCGTCGGCTTCGCCGCGGCCTCCGGAGCGATCGGTCTGGGCGGCAGCGTCTCGCTCGTCGTCGCCTTCCGCGTGCTGCAGGGGCTCTTCGGAGCGCTGCTGATGCCCGCGGCGCTCGGCCTGCTGCGTGCCTCCTTCCCCGCCGAGAAGCTGAACGCGGCCATCGGCGTCTGGGGCGCGGTCATCGGCGCCTCGACCGCGGCCGGACCCATCGTCGGCGGGCTCCTCGTCGAGAAGGTGAGCTGGGAATCGGTCTTCTTCATCAACATCCCGGTCGGTCTGGCCGCACTGCTGATGGGTCTGTTCATCCTCCGCGACCACCGGGCGGAGAAGGCCCCGCGCTCCTTCGACGTCCCGGGTATCGTGCTGCTGTCCGGCGCGATGTTCTGCCTGATCTGGGCACTGATCAAGGCACCGACCTGGGGCTGGAGCGATGCGTCCACGCTGGGCTTCCTCGGCGGCTCGCTCGCCGCGTTCCTGATCTTCGGGCTCTGGGAGTCGAAGGCGAAGGAACCGCTGGTCCCGCTGAGCATGTTCCGCTCGATCCCGCTGACGGCCGGCACGGTGCTGATGGTGCTGATGGCCTTCGGATTCATGGGCGGCATCTTCTTCGTCACCTTCTACCTGCAGAACGTGCACGGCATGTCGCCCGTGGACAGCGGGATCCGGCTGCTGCCGCTGACGGCGATGATGATCGTCGCCTCGCCAGTGGCCGGCGGACTGATCTCCAAGATCGGGCCGCGAGTTCCGCTCGTCGGCGCCATGCTGGTCACCGCGGTCGCGATGTTCGGGCTCTCGACGCTGGACGCGGACAGCGGTGCCGCCGTCACCTCCCTGTGGTTCTCGCTGCTGGGCCTCGGCCTCGCGCCGGTGATGGTCGGGGCCACCGACGTGATCGTCGGGAACGCACCGCTGGAGCACTCGGGCGTCGCAGGCGGACTCCAGCAGGCGGCGATGCAGGTGGGCGGAAGCCTCGGCACCGCGGTGCTGGGCGTCGTCATGGCCACCCGCGTCGACGACGCGCTGCCGGAGAAGTGGACGGACGCCAAGCTGCCGCCCCTGCCTCCGGGCCAGGAGGACAAGCTCAAGGGCGCCGCCGAGGTCGGCGTCGCGCCTCCCGCACCGACCGGAACCCCCGCGCAGATCGCCGAGGCGATGAAGGCTGTGGTGCACGACTCGTTCATCTCGGGGATGGGGCTGGCCTTCATGTGCGCCGGTGTCGTGGCGGTGTTCGCCTCCGGGGTCGCCTTCTTCACCAAGCGCGGCACGAACGACGCGGGGCCGTCCGTCCACGTCTGA
- a CDS encoding peptidase inhibitor family I36 protein: protein MAPPQAVAGPRLGDCAAGELCLWPDARFRGERREYALREVSIGSCKRLPGHAGAESFANRTGRPVTVYESAECAETREFHTHPSGSWTPEGAYRVRAFKVWER from the coding sequence GTGGCGCCACCGCAGGCGGTGGCAGGGCCGAGGCTGGGTGACTGCGCGGCGGGCGAGCTCTGCCTTTGGCCGGATGCCCGGTTCCGTGGAGAGCGGCGTGAATACGCGCTCAGGGAGGTCTCCATCGGGAGCTGCAAGCGACTCCCCGGGCATGCGGGCGCGGAGTCGTTCGCCAACCGCACGGGCCGCCCGGTCACCGTCTACGAGAGCGCCGAGTGCGCGGAGACGCGCGAATTCCACACCCATCCTTCCGGCTCCTGGACGCCCGAAGGCGCTTACAGGGTGCGGGCGTTCAAGGTCTGGGAGCGCTGA
- the aceE gene encoding pyruvate dehydrogenase (acetyl-transferring), homodimeric type, which yields MASGSDRNPIIIGGLPSQVPDFDPEETQEWLDSLDAAVDERGRGRARYLMLRLIERAREKRVAVPEMRSTDYVNTIATRDEPFFPGNEEIERKVLNATRWNAAVMVSRAQRPGIGVGGHIATFASSASLYDVGFNHFFRGKDEGDGGDQVFFQGHASPGIYARAFLLDRLSEAQLDGFRQEKSKSPNGLSSYPHPRSMPDFWEFPTVSMGLGPIGAIHQARINRYMEARGIADTSKSHVWAFLGDGEMDEPESLGQLSLAAREGLDNLTFVINCNLQRLDGPVRGNGKIIQELESYFRGAGWNVIKLVWDRSWDPLLAQDRDGVLVNKLNTTPDGQFQTYATESGAYIRDHFFGGDQRLRAMAENMTDDQLLHLGRGGHDHRKVYATYKAAKEHQGQPTVILAQTIKGWTLGPNFEGRNATHQMKKLTIDDLKGFRDRLRLPIPDKELESGAPPYYHPGRDSEEIQYMHDRRRELGGYVPTRVNRSKPLKLPGDKAYAAVKKGSGQQQIATTMAFVRLLKDLMRDKEIGKRFVPIAPDEYRTFGMDSFFPSAKIYNPLGQSYESVDRELLLAYKESPSGQMLHDGITEAGCTAAATAAGSAYATHGEPLIPIYVFYSMFGFQRTGDQFWQMADQMSRGFVLGATAGRTTLTGEGLQHADGHSQLLASTNPAAVSYDPAFGFEIAHIVKDGLQRMYGSTPEHPQGEDVFYYLTVYNEPIKQPAEPADVDAEGIVRGLYRYSVGAKGTIPAQILASGVAVPWALEAQKLLAEEWNVKADVWSATSWNELRREAVEAEEHNLLHPEEDQRVPYVTRKLQSADGPKVAVSDWMRSVPDQIARWVPGTYQSLGADGFGFADTRGAARRFFHIDAQSIVLAVLTELAREGKIDRSALKQALDRYQLLDVAAADPGPAGGDA from the coding sequence GTGGCTTCCGGATCCGATCGCAACCCGATCATCATTGGCGGCCTTCCCAGCCAGGTCCCGGACTTCGATCCCGAGGAGACCCAGGAATGGCTCGACTCGCTCGACGCCGCCGTCGACGAGCGCGGACGGGGACGTGCCCGCTATCTCATGCTCCGGCTGATCGAGCGGGCGCGCGAAAAGCGCGTCGCCGTACCGGAGATGCGCAGCACCGACTACGTCAACACGATCGCCACGCGGGACGAGCCCTTCTTCCCGGGTAACGAGGAGATCGAGCGCAAGGTCCTCAACGCGACCCGCTGGAACGCCGCGGTGATGGTCTCCCGCGCGCAGCGCCCCGGTATCGGGGTGGGCGGGCACATCGCGACCTTCGCCTCTTCCGCCTCTCTCTACGACGTGGGCTTCAACCACTTCTTCCGCGGCAAGGACGAGGGAGACGGCGGCGACCAGGTCTTCTTCCAGGGCCACGCCTCCCCCGGCATCTATGCGCGCGCCTTCCTGCTCGACCGGCTCTCCGAGGCGCAGCTGGACGGCTTCCGGCAGGAGAAGAGCAAGTCGCCCAACGGGCTCTCCAGCTATCCGCACCCGCGGTCGATGCCGGACTTCTGGGAGTTCCCCACGGTCTCGATGGGGCTCGGGCCCATCGGCGCGATCCATCAGGCGAGGATCAACCGCTACATGGAGGCGCGCGGCATCGCCGACACCTCCAAGTCGCACGTGTGGGCATTCCTCGGCGACGGGGAGATGGACGAGCCCGAGTCGCTGGGTCAGCTCTCTCTGGCCGCGCGCGAGGGGCTGGACAACCTCACCTTCGTCATCAACTGCAACCTTCAGCGGCTCGACGGCCCCGTGCGCGGCAACGGGAAGATCATCCAGGAGCTGGAGTCGTACTTCCGCGGCGCCGGCTGGAACGTGATCAAGCTGGTCTGGGACCGCTCGTGGGACCCGCTGCTCGCACAGGACCGCGACGGTGTGCTGGTCAACAAGCTCAACACCACGCCCGACGGCCAGTTCCAGACGTACGCGACCGAGAGCGGCGCCTACATCCGTGATCACTTCTTCGGTGGTGACCAGCGGCTGCGGGCGATGGCCGAGAACATGACCGACGACCAGCTCCTGCACCTGGGGCGCGGCGGCCATGACCACCGCAAGGTGTACGCGACGTACAAGGCGGCCAAGGAGCACCAGGGCCAGCCGACGGTGATCCTCGCGCAGACCATCAAGGGCTGGACGCTGGGGCCGAACTTCGAGGGCCGCAACGCCACGCACCAGATGAAGAAGCTGACGATCGACGATCTCAAGGGCTTCCGCGACCGGCTGCGCCTGCCGATCCCCGACAAGGAGCTGGAGTCCGGCGCCCCGCCGTACTACCACCCTGGCAGGGACTCGGAAGAGATCCAGTACATGCACGACCGCCGTCGGGAACTGGGCGGGTACGTGCCCACGCGCGTGAACCGCTCCAAGCCGCTGAAACTCCCCGGCGACAAGGCCTATGCGGCGGTCAAGAAGGGCTCCGGCCAGCAGCAGATCGCCACCACCATGGCCTTCGTGCGGCTCCTGAAGGACCTGATGCGGGACAAGGAGATCGGCAAGCGGTTCGTTCCGATCGCTCCTGACGAGTACCGCACCTTCGGAATGGACTCCTTCTTTCCCTCGGCCAAGATCTACAACCCGCTGGGGCAGAGCTACGAGTCCGTCGACCGCGAACTGCTGCTGGCGTACAAGGAGTCGCCGAGCGGGCAGATGCTGCACGACGGCATCACGGAGGCCGGCTGTACGGCGGCCGCGACCGCCGCGGGATCGGCCTATGCGACGCACGGCGAGCCGCTGATCCCGATCTACGTCTTCTACTCGATGTTCGGGTTCCAGCGGACCGGCGACCAGTTCTGGCAGATGGCCGACCAGATGTCGCGGGGCTTCGTACTGGGTGCGACCGCCGGTCGTACGACCCTGACCGGCGAAGGTCTGCAGCACGCGGACGGTCATTCCCAGCTGCTGGCGTCGACGAACCCGGCCGCCGTCTCCTACGACCCGGCGTTCGGCTTCGAGATCGCGCACATCGTCAAGGACGGGCTCCAGCGGATGTACGGCTCGACGCCGGAGCATCCGCAGGGCGAGGACGTCTTCTACTACCTCACCGTTTACAACGAACCCATCAAGCAGCCCGCCGAGCCGGCGGACGTGGACGCCGAGGGCATCGTCCGCGGCCTCTACCGCTACAGCGTGGGCGCCAAGGGCACGATCCCCGCGCAGATCCTCGCCTCGGGCGTCGCCGTGCCGTGGGCCCTCGAGGCTCAGAAGCTCCTGGCCGAGGAGTGGAACGTCAAGGCGGACGTCTGGTCGGCGACCTCCTGGAACGAGCTGCGCCGCGAGGCGGTGGAGGCCGAGGAGCACAACCTGCTCCACCCCGAGGAGGACCAGCGCGTCCCGTACGTGACGCGGAAGCTCCAGAGCGCCGACGGGCCCAAGGTGGCCGTCTCGGACTGGATGCGGTCCGTGCCGGACCAGATCGCCCGCTGGGTGCCCGGCACCTACCAGTCCCTGGGCGCCGACGGTTTCGGATTCGCCGATACCCGGGGAGCGGCCCGGCGCTTCTTCCACATCGATGCGCAGTCGATCGTGCTGGCCGTGCTGACGGAGCTGGCGCGGGAGGGGAAGATCGACCGCTCGGCCCTGAAGCAGGCCCTCGACCGGTACCAGCTGCTGGACGTGGCGGCCGCGGACCCGGGCCCGGCGGGCGGCGACGCCTAG
- a CDS encoding DUF3052 domain-containing protein produces MSATADHAEERTNPAARLGFQPGQVVQELGYDDDAEQALREGVEAITGTELVDEDHDDVADAVMLWFREDDGDLTDALVDATTMIDAGSPVWLLTPKTGREGYVEPSEIGEAAQTAGLAQTSTVNAGKDWSGSRLVTPKTARTGKR; encoded by the coding sequence GTGAGCGCGACCGCGGACCACGCGGAGGAGCGGACCAACCCCGCCGCAAGGCTGGGTTTCCAGCCCGGACAGGTGGTCCAGGAGCTCGGGTACGACGACGACGCCGAGCAGGCACTCCGTGAGGGCGTCGAGGCCATCACGGGTACGGAGCTCGTCGACGAGGACCACGACGACGTGGCCGATGCCGTGATGCTGTGGTTCCGCGAGGATGACGGCGACCTGACGGACGCGCTGGTGGATGCCACCACGATGATCGACGCGGGTTCTCCTGTCTGGCTGCTGACCCCCAAGACCGGCCGCGAGGGCTACGTCGAGCCGAGCGAGATCGGTGAGGCGGCGCAGACCGCCGGGCTCGCCCAGACCAGCACCGTCAACGCGGGCAAGGACTGGAGCGGAAGCCGTCTGGTCACGCCCAAGACGGCTCGCACCGGCAAGCGGTAA
- a CDS encoding peroxiredoxin: MAIEVGTKAPDFTLKSQHGEAVSLSDFRGKKNVVLLFYPFAFTGICTGELCALRDELPSFVNDDVQLLAVSNDSPFALRVFADQEGLEYPLLSDFWPHGEASRAYGVFDEEKGCAVRGTFVIDTEGVVRWNVVNAIPEARDLNEYVKALKAL, translated from the coding sequence ATGGCAATCGAAGTCGGCACCAAGGCACCGGACTTCACACTGAAGAGTCAGCACGGCGAAGCGGTCTCGCTGTCCGACTTCCGGGGCAAGAAGAACGTCGTTCTGCTCTTCTACCCCTTCGCGTTCACGGGGATCTGCACGGGCGAGCTGTGCGCGCTGCGTGACGAGCTCCCGTCGTTCGTCAACGACGACGTGCAGCTGCTCGCCGTCTCCAACGACTCGCCCTTCGCGCTGCGCGTCTTCGCCGACCAGGAGGGGCTGGAGTACCCGCTCCTGTCGGACTTCTGGCCGCACGGAGAGGCCTCCCGCGCCTACGGCGTCTTCGACGAGGAGAAGGGCTGCGCCGTGCGCGGCACCTTCGTGATCGACACGGAGGGCGTCGTCCGCTGGAACGTCGTCAATGCCATTCCCGAGGCGCGTGACCTGAACGAGTACGTCAAGGCGCTGAAAGCCCTCTGA
- a CDS encoding TerD family protein has protein sequence MGVSLSKGGNVSLTKEAPNLTAVIVGLGWDARTTTGSDFDLDASALLANGEGKVSNDKNFVFFNNLKSPDGSVEHTGDNLTGEGEGDDEVIKVNLAGVPADVEKIVFPVSIYEAESRQQSFGQVRNAFIRVVNQADNNELARYDLSEDASTETAMVFGELYRHGAEWKFRAIGQGYASGLRGIAQDFGVNV, from the coding sequence GTGGGAGTCAGCCTCAGCAAAGGCGGCAACGTCTCGCTGACCAAGGAGGCCCCGAACCTGACGGCCGTGATCGTAGGTCTGGGCTGGGACGCCCGTACGACCACGGGCTCGGACTTCGACCTCGATGCCAGCGCCCTGCTTGCGAACGGCGAGGGCAAGGTCAGCAACGACAAGAACTTCGTATTCTTCAACAACCTCAAGAGCCCCGACGGCTCCGTCGAGCACACCGGCGACAACCTCACCGGTGAGGGCGAGGGCGACGACGAGGTCATCAAGGTCAATCTGGCGGGCGTGCCGGCCGACGTGGAGAAGATCGTCTTCCCGGTCTCCATCTACGAGGCCGAGAGCCGCCAGCAGAGCTTCGGCCAGGTCCGCAACGCCTTCATCCGCGTCGTCAACCAGGCCGACAACAACGAGCTGGCGCGCTACGACCTGAGTGAGGACGCCTCCACGGAGACGGCCATGGTCTTCGGCGAGCTCTACAGGCACGGCGCGGAGTGGAAGTTCCGCGCCATCGGCCAGGGCTATGCGTCGGGACTGCGCGGCATCGCGCAGGACTTCGGGGTCAACGTCTGA
- a CDS encoding TerD family protein — MGVTLAKGGNVSLSKAAPNLTQVRIGLGWKARSTTGAAFDLDASALLCANGRVLGDEYFVFYNNLKSPDGSVEHTGDELVGGTGGEDDETVLVDLPLVPAHVDKIVFPVSIYDAEPRQQTFGQVTDAYIRVLNQEDGQELARYDLTEDASSETAMIFGELYRREGEWKFRAVGQGYASGLRGIALDFGVNVS; from the coding sequence ATGGGCGTGACGCTCGCCAAGGGGGGAAATGTCTCCCTCTCGAAGGCCGCACCGAACCTGACCCAGGTCCGGATCGGGCTCGGCTGGAAGGCCCGTTCCACCACCGGCGCCGCCTTCGACCTGGATGCCAGCGCGCTGCTCTGCGCGAACGGCCGGGTCCTCGGCGACGAGTACTTCGTCTTCTACAACAACCTCAAGAGCCCCGATGGCTCCGTCGAACACACAGGCGACGAGCTCGTCGGCGGCACCGGTGGCGAGGACGACGAGACGGTTCTGGTGGACCTGCCGCTCGTTCCCGCCCACGTGGACAAGATCGTCTTCCCGGTCTCCATTTACGACGCCGAGCCCCGCCAGCAGACGTTCGGGCAGGTCACCGACGCCTACATCCGCGTCCTGAACCAGGAGGACGGGCAGGAGCTGGCGCGTTACGACCTCACCGAGGACGCATCCTCGGAAACCGCGATGATCTTCGGGGAGTTGTACCGGCGCGAGGGCGAGTGGAAGTTCCGGGCCGTTGGACAGGGGTACGCCTCAGGCCTGCGAGGCATCGCTCTAGACTTCGGGGTCAATGTTTCGTAA
- a CDS encoding DUF475 domain-containing protein translates to MLLKTFGWSFGVTAAGFALAALLWGWQGFAVVAILSVLEISLSFDNAVVNAGVLKKLNAFWQRIFLTIGILIAVFGMRLVFPVVIVAISAKIGPIEAVDLALADPDKYQQLVTDAHPAIAAFGGMFLLMIFLDFIFEEREYKWLAWLERPLAKLGKVDMLSVCIALIVLLVSAMTFAVEAHQHGGAHADKSATVLMSGVAGLITYLIVGGLSSHFENRLEEEEEREHEAEEEAKKEGKDPSLVGIAGKAAFFMFLYLEVLDASFSFDGVIGAFAITNHIFWMALGLGIGAMYVRSLTVYLVRQGTLDDYVYLEHGAHYAIGALAAILLVTIKYEINEVITGLIGVALIAASFWSSVRRNQRVAQSNESGGEKDEASDEEVSSKA, encoded by the coding sequence GTGCTCTTGAAAACCTTCGGCTGGTCCTTCGGCGTCACGGCCGCGGGATTCGCCCTCGCCGCGTTGCTCTGGGGGTGGCAGGGTTTCGCCGTCGTGGCGATCCTGTCCGTCCTGGAGATCTCGCTGTCCTTCGACAACGCGGTCGTCAACGCCGGTGTGCTGAAAAAGCTCAACGCCTTCTGGCAGCGCATCTTCCTGACCATCGGCATCCTCATCGCGGTGTTCGGGATGAGGCTGGTCTTCCCAGTTGTCATCGTGGCCATCAGCGCCAAGATCGGGCCCATCGAGGCCGTCGATCTCGCGCTGGCGGACCCGGACAAGTACCAGCAGCTCGTGACGGACGCGCACCCGGCCATCGCGGCCTTCGGTGGCATGTTCCTCCTGATGATCTTCCTCGACTTCATCTTCGAGGAGCGGGAGTACAAGTGGCTCGCCTGGCTCGAGCGGCCCCTGGCCAAGCTCGGCAAGGTCGACATGCTCTCCGTGTGCATCGCCCTGATCGTGCTGCTGGTCTCCGCGATGACCTTCGCGGTCGAGGCGCACCAGCACGGCGGCGCTCACGCGGACAAGTCCGCCACGGTGCTGATGTCCGGCGTCGCCGGTCTCATCACCTACCTGATCGTGGGCGGTCTCTCCAGCCACTTCGAGAACAGGCTGGAGGAAGAGGAGGAACGCGAGCACGAGGCCGAGGAGGAGGCCAAGAAGGAAGGCAAGGATCCGTCCCTTGTCGGAATAGCCGGCAAGGCAGCCTTCTTCATGTTCCTCTACCTCGAAGTGCTCGACGCCTCCTTCTCCTTCGACGGCGTCATCGGTGCCTTCGCGATCACCAACCACATCTTCTGGATGGCGCTCGGTCTCGGTATCGGCGCGATGTACGTGCGGTCCCTCACGGTCTATCTCGTCCGGCAGGGCACGCTCGACGACTACGTCTACCTGGAGCACGGGGCGCACTACGCGATCGGTGCGCTCGCGGCCATCCTGCTCGTCACGATCAAGTACGAGATCAACGAGGTGATCACCGGTCTGATCGGTGTCGCGCTGATCGCCGCGTCGTTCTGGTCCTCGGTCCGGCGCAACCAGCGGGTCGCGCAGTCGAACGAGAGCGGCGGCGAGAAGGACGAGGCCTCGGACGAGGAGGTCAGCTCCAAGGCGTGA